Proteins encoded by one window of Methanomassiliicoccales archaeon:
- the cysS gene encoding cysteine--tRNA ligase yields MSLRIYNTLTKRKEEFVPLHEGKVSMYVCGVTVYDDIHMGHARSMIVFDMIARYLRYKGYKVTHATNFTDVDDKIINRARERGMPPLALSAMYIERYFREADALGVQRADMYPKASEYIPQIIDMVRKLEEKGRAYRTKDGSVYFSMDGIEGYGKLSGMRPEELRAGARIEPGEEKRNPLDFALWKGAKPGEISWDSPWGKGRPGWHIECSAMCMSLFGDTIDIHGGGNDLIFPHHENEILQSECATGRPLAKYWIHNGMLNVQDAKMAKSQKNFFTVREVLERYSRQEIRFFLLNTHYRGPLNYSDSALMEASSSLKRLHNTYSELKRAMKEARGNEEMSQQILKSRQEFIEQMDDDFNSRGAIAAIFEFAREANRLMSEEKMSKEGASQAVSFLEEVDQVLGILPSSPQVSGDEVERLMQVLIELRKELRQRKLYDLADLLRERLGSLGFILEDTAEGTKWKRA; encoded by the coding sequence TTGTCCTTAAGAATTTATAATACCTTGACCAAGCGCAAGGAAGAGTTCGTACCACTTCACGAGGGCAAAGTTTCCATGTATGTTTGCGGCGTCACGGTCTATGATGATATCCACATGGGCCATGCGCGGAGCATGATAGTGTTCGATATGATTGCGCGCTACCTCCGCTATAAGGGTTATAAAGTGACCCATGCCACCAATTTCACGGATGTGGATGATAAGATTATAAATCGAGCAAGAGAGCGAGGAATGCCTCCTTTGGCGCTTAGCGCCATGTATATAGAGCGCTATTTTAGGGAAGCTGACGCGCTAGGCGTGCAAAGGGCGGATATGTATCCGAAAGCGAGTGAGTACATTCCGCAGATAATCGACATGGTGAGGAAACTAGAGGAGAAAGGTAGAGCATATCGCACAAAAGATGGTAGCGTTTACTTTTCCATGGATGGAATCGAAGGATACGGAAAGCTCTCAGGCATGAGACCAGAGGAATTGAGAGCCGGAGCTCGCATCGAACCCGGAGAGGAGAAGCGCAATCCCCTGGACTTCGCCTTATGGAAGGGGGCAAAGCCAGGAGAGATATCGTGGGACTCTCCCTGGGGTAAGGGGCGTCCTGGATGGCATATAGAATGTTCGGCCATGTGCATGAGCCTCTTCGGTGATACCATCGATATACATGGGGGAGGGAATGACTTGATATTCCCCCACCACGAGAATGAGATATTGCAATCAGAGTGTGCCACTGGAAGGCCATTGGCAAAATACTGGATTCATAATGGCATGCTCAACGTGCAAGATGCAAAAATGGCTAAATCGCAAAAGAACTTCTTTACCGTTCGCGAGGTTTTGGAAAGATACTCTCGACAGGAGATTCGATTCTTCTTGCTCAATACGCATTATCGCGGTCCACTCAACTACAGCGATTCAGCCTTGATGGAGGCATCATCATCCCTCAAAAGGTTGCATAATACTTATTCAGAGCTAAAAAGGGCCATGAAGGAGGCGCGAGGAAATGAGGAAATGTCACAGCAAATACTGAAGTCCCGTCAGGAATTCATAGAACAGATGGATGACGATTTCAATTCGCGTGGCGCCATCGCAGCCATATTTGAATTCGCTAGGGAAGCAAACCGCCTAATGTCTGAGGAAAAGATGAGCAAGGAAGGGGCTAGTCAAGCAGTATCATTTCTGGAGGAAGTCGACCAGGTGCTAGGGATATTGCCTTCAAGTCCTCAAGTAAGCGGAGATGAAGTTGAAAGATTAATGCAGGTCCTCATAGAGTTACGCAAGGAATTGCGGCAGCGTAAGTTGTATGACTTGGCCGATCTGCTACGCGAAAGGTTAGGGTCCTTAGGGTTCATATTGGAAGATACAGCTGAGGGGACCAAATGGAAGAGGGCGTAG
- a CDS encoding 4Fe-4S double cluster binding domain-containing protein produces the protein MLTSIEVKQAASRLGFSVVGITDAQPFHHHIEALRRRNDEDILLMSTLDFEIDIESIYKASFPTELLSEAKSIISLSLGYLIEEELSNGDGTPRGRLARVHWWDCLGELERRRTQLIQWLEQKGVRCVVSPGSPEKAIASRAGLGSYGKNSNIQTLEDGSWNALGSIITDAPLEPDEPMAPRCGSCRRCIGFCPTKAIIEPYVVDTKRCLSHLLLSPRPIPLEFRDKVGDRLTGCDACQEICPRNWYVVPRAAEGLPGRSPSSISIQSILDNEIWISKIIAKEHTPLAPQLHRNAMVILGNSTSEEAISILVRSLGHPESQVRSHAAWSLGKHGGNIARKALEEAMAKEKDEKVMEEMISALERGWP, from the coding sequence ATGCTCACTTCCATAGAAGTAAAGCAAGCGGCATCCCGCCTCGGCTTCAGCGTTGTTGGGATTACCGATGCTCAGCCTTTCCATCATCATATCGAAGCACTGCGAAGGAGGAACGATGAGGACATTCTGCTAATGTCAACCCTTGATTTTGAAATTGATATTGAGAGCATTTACAAGGCTTCCTTTCCTACTGAGCTCTTGAGCGAAGCTAAATCGATCATCTCTCTATCTTTAGGCTATCTGATAGAAGAAGAGTTATCGAATGGAGATGGAACACCGCGTGGTAGGCTTGCGCGAGTGCATTGGTGGGATTGCCTAGGAGAGTTAGAAAGGCGGCGGACTCAGCTTATACAATGGCTGGAACAAAAGGGAGTTAGATGCGTTGTTTCTCCTGGTTCACCTGAGAAAGCAATTGCTTCGAGAGCAGGTCTTGGTTCTTATGGAAAGAATTCAAACATACAAACATTGGAGGATGGCAGTTGGAACGCTCTTGGTTCAATCATTACTGATGCCCCCTTGGAGCCGGATGAGCCCATGGCGCCCCGTTGTGGCTCATGCCGTCGATGTATCGGCTTTTGCCCCACCAAGGCCATTATTGAACCATATGTCGTGGATACAAAACGCTGCCTTAGCCATCTTCTACTCTCTCCTCGACCCATACCACTGGAATTCCGGGATAAAGTTGGGGATAGATTGACTGGTTGCGATGCGTGTCAGGAAATATGTCCTAGGAATTGGTATGTCGTTCCCAGGGCTGCCGAAGGGCTGCCGGGACGCTCGCCCAGCTCTATTTCAATACAAAGCATTCTGGATAATGAGATTTGGATTTCGAAGATTATCGCGAAAGAACACACGCCTCTGGCGCCACAGCTGCACCGCAATGCGATGGTGATATTGGGCAATTCGACATCTGAGGAGGCAATAAGCATTTTAGTCAGGTCTTTAGGCCACCCAGAATCTCAAGTCCGCTCTCACGCTGCATGGTCGCTGGGAAAGCATGGGGGGAACATAGCCAGAAAAGCTTTAGAAGAAGCTATGGCCAAAGAAAAGGACGAGAAAGTAATGGAAGAAATGATCTCAGCTCTAGAACGGGGATGGCCCTAG
- a CDS encoding CDC27 family protein, translated as MHTEIGSKGNPNFIEVRHGSILIPVPRSIFRSNTSELREKEAEQFKVRLAHRYPWLSQAAIEVVMKEAQATMETLLDMERSIVEKARLLYLRGEHSQALRILDDYLKLNSKDRDALYLKGEILFKIGDKKGGYIAFAQARKL; from the coding sequence GTGCACACAGAGATTGGAAGTAAAGGCAACCCAAATTTCATCGAGGTGAGGCACGGTAGCATATTGATACCTGTACCTCGGAGCATATTCAGGTCGAACACTTCGGAATTGAGAGAAAAAGAGGCTGAGCAGTTCAAGGTTAGGCTCGCTCATAGATATCCCTGGCTAAGTCAAGCTGCCATAGAGGTCGTGATGAAAGAGGCACAGGCTACGATGGAGACTCTATTAGATATGGAAAGGAGCATTGTGGAAAAAGCTCGTCTATTGTATCTGAGGGGAGAGCATTCTCAAGCGCTGCGTATTTTGGATGATTATCTTAAACTCAACTCAAAAGATCGTGATGCTTTATATTTAAAAGGAGAAATATTATTCAAAATTGGAGATAAGAAGGGAGGATATATTGCCTTCGCACAAGCTAGAAAACTATGA
- the cysK gene encoding cysteine synthase A, whose protein sequence is MGQTPMVKLRKLPPRTRAEIYCKLESFNPMHSVKDRIALAMIEEAERSGRLRPGMCVIEPTSGNTGIGLAMVCAVKGYRLILTMPESMSSERKRLLRALGAELVLTPAEEGMQGAIKRAHELCQSERNAFMPMQFENPANPGAHLATAEEIIRELPELDMFVAGIGTGGTISGVGRRLKQHRKDVMVIGVEPAKSPVISEGKAGFHGIQGIGAGFIPRVLDLDVIDKILTVTDEQAKEAARQLALREGILAGISSGAALHAAFEMARDVTCAKKIVVLLPDSGERYLSTDLFQE, encoded by the coding sequence ATAGGACAAACTCCCATGGTGAAGCTGAGGAAGCTACCCCCCCGAACTCGCGCGGAGATCTATTGCAAATTGGAGAGTTTCAATCCCATGCATTCCGTGAAGGATAGGATAGCCCTGGCCATGATCGAGGAGGCCGAGAGATCTGGAAGATTGAGGCCTGGTATGTGTGTGATTGAGCCTACATCAGGGAATACAGGAATTGGCCTAGCCATGGTATGCGCTGTTAAAGGCTATCGACTAATACTGACCATGCCTGAGAGTATGAGCTCAGAAAGAAAAAGGCTCCTTAGAGCTCTAGGAGCTGAATTGGTCCTGACTCCAGCAGAGGAAGGCATGCAAGGAGCGATAAAACGCGCCCATGAGCTTTGCCAGAGTGAAAGGAATGCTTTTATGCCTATGCAATTCGAGAACCCCGCAAATCCCGGAGCTCATTTGGCTACAGCTGAGGAGATAATTAGGGAACTTCCAGAGTTGGATATGTTTGTGGCAGGGATAGGAACAGGGGGAACCATAAGTGGAGTGGGCAGAAGGTTAAAGCAGCATCGCAAAGACGTGATGGTTATAGGAGTGGAACCAGCCAAATCTCCTGTCATATCAGAAGGCAAAGCGGGATTCCATGGCATTCAAGGCATAGGAGCTGGCTTCATTCCTAGGGTATTGGATCTAGATGTAATTGATAAAATTTTAACCGTAACGGACGAACAAGCTAAGGAAGCAGCAAGACAGCTAGCCTTGAGGGAAGGTATTTTGGCCGGGATATCCTCAGGAGCCGCGCTTCACGCGGCATTCGAGATGGCCAGAGATGTAACCTGTGCTAAAAAGATAGTAGTCCTGCTTCCAGATAGCGGAGAAAGATATTTGAGCACGGACCTTTTCCAAGAGTAA
- a CDS encoding dihydroorotate dehydrogenase, whose amino-acid sequence MSAVNVKLAGLELPNPTILASGIMDETGKSLLEMASCGAGAVVTKSIGIEARKGYDNPTIVEMEYGYLNAMGLPNPGIKAFAKEMKMAKDCPVPIIGSIFGSGPKEFSELARHMQSYGASAIELNLSCPHAKGYGMEVGVEPEQVRLIVEEVKSAVNIPVFAKLTPNTHLLLEVAKAVEDAKGDAVVAINTVKAMCINIEARRPVLSNRTGGLSGPAIKPIGVRCVYELYANLQIPVIGVGGAMNWRDVVEYMMAGASAVQIGSAVGRQGKEIFRKVVSGLEIFLRDNGFKAVDEIVGIAHE is encoded by the coding sequence ATGAGTGCGGTCAATGTCAAGTTAGCCGGTCTCGAGCTCCCCAATCCGACAATCCTAGCATCTGGGATAATGGATGAGACGGGCAAATCCTTGTTGGAAATGGCTAGTTGCGGAGCTGGAGCAGTGGTAACTAAATCGATTGGCATTGAGGCAAGGAAAGGTTACGATAATCCCACTATTGTAGAAATGGAGTATGGTTACCTCAACGCCATGGGTTTGCCCAATCCTGGGATCAAGGCTTTTGCAAAAGAGATGAAAATGGCCAAAGATTGTCCCGTGCCGATCATAGGCAGCATATTCGGCTCAGGTCCAAAAGAATTTTCTGAACTTGCCCGCCATATGCAATCCTATGGCGCTTCAGCCATCGAGCTCAATCTAAGCTGCCCTCATGCTAAAGGCTATGGTATGGAAGTGGGGGTGGAACCTGAGCAGGTCAGATTAATCGTGGAGGAAGTAAAGTCCGCAGTCAATATACCGGTCTTCGCCAAGCTAACACCTAACACGCATCTTTTGCTGGAAGTGGCAAAGGCGGTAGAGGATGCAAAGGGAGATGCAGTGGTGGCCATCAATACCGTTAAAGCTATGTGCATCAACATCGAGGCGAGAAGACCTGTTTTAAGTAATAGAACAGGGGGGCTGTCTGGCCCAGCAATTAAACCAATAGGAGTAAGGTGCGTATACGAACTATATGCTAACCTCCAAATTCCGGTCATTGGTGTTGGTGGAGCTATGAATTGGAGGGATGTGGTAGAGTATATGATGGCTGGTGCTTCTGCAGTCCAAATAGGCAGTGCAGTCGGACGCCAAGGAAAGGAGATTTTTCGTAAAGTGGTTTCCGGTCTTGAGATATTCTTGCGCGATAATGGCTTCAAAGCAGTAGATGAGATAGTGGGGATCGCCCATGAATAA
- a CDS encoding dihydroorotate dehydrogenase electron transfer subunit has translation MNKQTMVKVLRVTREAEGITTLRFAWNGSIAPGQFLMVWLPGEEEIPMSASYIYGEKGITIKEVGRTTKALCSLRAGDIIGIRGPYGKGFQIPFGKVLLVGGGSGMASLMTVADFIGDAEKVDILIGARTASELIFVERARNSSHRVEVSTDDGSVGYKGTVVDLAAAHLSKIDYDAVMGCGPEKMLVALLRLCEEKGIPCQLSLERYMKCGVGLCGSCALDGLRVCAEGPVFDGKTLLNSLEFGKYRRDECGRQIRL, from the coding sequence ATGAATAAGCAAACCATGGTAAAGGTTTTAAGAGTCACGCGCGAAGCGGAAGGAATAACCACACTACGTTTCGCATGGAATGGTTCTATCGCCCCTGGTCAATTTTTAATGGTCTGGCTACCGGGGGAAGAGGAAATACCCATGTCCGCTTCTTACATATATGGTGAGAAAGGCATAACGATTAAGGAAGTGGGGAGAACCACAAAGGCGCTCTGCTCCCTTAGAGCGGGAGATATTATTGGGATTAGAGGACCTTATGGAAAAGGCTTCCAGATCCCCTTCGGCAAAGTATTGCTGGTGGGGGGTGGAAGCGGTATGGCATCTTTAATGACAGTAGCGGATTTCATAGGCGATGCGGAGAAAGTGGATATCTTGATCGGCGCTAGGACGGCGTCTGAGCTGATTTTTGTGGAAAGGGCGCGCAATTCCTCCCATAGGGTGGAGGTCTCAACTGATGATGGAAGCGTTGGCTATAAGGGTACCGTAGTTGACTTGGCCGCGGCGCACTTGTCTAAAATCGATTATGATGCCGTAATGGGTTGCGGACCAGAGAAGATGCTGGTTGCGTTACTCCGGTTATGTGAGGAAAAAGGGATTCCGTGTCAACTCTCCCTGGAGCGCTATATGAAGTGCGGGGTCGGTCTATGTGGCTCTTGTGCATTAGACGGCCTGAGGGTTTGCGCGGAGGGTCCTGTTTTCGATGGAAAGACACTACTCAATTCACTCGAATTCGGAAAATATAGGAGAGATGAGTGCGGCCGACAAATCAGGCTTTGA
- a CDS encoding homocitrate synthase family protein, producing the protein MDRIALSPYNPRLDLGEIVVYDSTLRDGEQMPGIAFSLEQKVAIARKLDEVGVPQIEAGFPAVSEGEKRSIRAICKLGLESQILALSRVIKSDIDAAVDAGVDIVLLFVGTSDIHLRYKFNKPREYVLEKVSEALDYCRSRGVKAALSCEDSTRTDLQFLFKVYDVAEKSGAIRLGITDTVGCASPEAIEMMVREVKKRYKTPISIHLHNDYGLALANAISGVKAGAVAVATTVNGIGERAGNVPLEEFVAAMKFVYGKDLGIDTSRLKELCEMVATYSKVPLSRNHPLVGDNVFAHESGIHVAAVLSCPLTYESIPPEMVGNRRQLLLGKHSGSHYIRKRLEDLGYSATEEQVLAILAKVKALGEVKGRVSDADFEDLVKEVLHPEEHFKA; encoded by the coding sequence ATGGACCGCATCGCTTTAAGTCCATACAATCCTCGGCTGGATTTGGGTGAAATAGTCGTCTATGACTCCACCTTACGAGATGGAGAGCAGATGCCAGGCATAGCCTTTAGTCTAGAGCAGAAGGTAGCCATCGCGCGTAAACTTGATGAGGTGGGTGTCCCCCAAATCGAGGCTGGTTTTCCAGCCGTTTCTGAGGGAGAGAAGCGAAGTATACGTGCCATATGTAAGTTGGGCTTGGAATCGCAGATATTGGCCCTTTCCAGGGTCATCAAGAGTGATATAGATGCAGCTGTGGATGCAGGGGTGGACATAGTTCTGCTTTTCGTAGGCACGTCAGACATTCATCTAAGATATAAATTCAACAAGCCTCGTGAGTATGTGCTGGAGAAGGTTTCTGAAGCGCTAGATTATTGCCGCTCTAGGGGGGTGAAGGCGGCTCTCAGCTGTGAGGACTCGACCAGAACTGACCTCCAATTCTTGTTTAAGGTGTATGATGTTGCAGAGAAATCTGGCGCGATTAGGCTTGGAATTACCGATACAGTTGGATGCGCCTCTCCCGAAGCAATTGAGATGATGGTTCGAGAAGTTAAGAAACGTTATAAGACACCAATCTCAATTCATCTCCACAATGATTATGGATTAGCTCTGGCCAACGCCATCTCTGGGGTCAAAGCAGGAGCGGTTGCAGTTGCTACCACGGTGAATGGAATTGGAGAAAGAGCTGGCAATGTCCCACTTGAGGAGTTCGTGGCGGCCATGAAATTTGTGTATGGAAAGGACTTGGGTATTGATACCTCTCGTCTTAAAGAACTTTGCGAGATGGTGGCCACCTATTCCAAGGTACCTCTAAGCCGCAATCATCCGCTCGTGGGTGATAATGTCTTCGCGCATGAATCGGGAATTCATGTTGCTGCGGTCCTCTCCTGCCCTCTTACCTACGAATCGATACCGCCTGAAATGGTGGGCAATAGACGTCAATTACTGCTCGGAAAGCATTCGGGAAGCCATTATATCCGCAAGCGCCTAGAGGATCTGGGATATTCTGCTACCGAGGAACAGGTATTGGCAATTCTAGCTAAAGTGAAAGCTCTGGGAGAGGTCAAAGGACGCGTAAGTGACGCTGATTTCGAAGATCTAGTGAAAGAAGTACTGCATCCAGAGGAGCATTTCAAAGCCTGA
- the nifS gene encoding cysteine desulfurase NifS gives MERVYFDNSATTRIDTRVLEEMLPFFVHRFGNASSMHYFGREAYDALEVARQRTAKAIGATSREIIFTSGGTESDNLALQGVAFANMEKGKHIITTSFEHHAVLHTCHFLSGQGFRITYLPVSKEGLVDPEDLKKTIDKETILVSVMSANNEIGTIQPIRELAAIAHEGGALFHSDAVQSITKLPLDVAKDNIDLLSISAHKFHGPKGVGALYIRKGVKLRPLVFGGGQERGLRSSTENIPGIVGLGKAMELGMKEMEESVDKMTSLRDRLIEGTLSRVNGCHLNGHRTRRLCNNAHFRFDMVEGEALVLSLDMKGFAVSTGSACSTRSPETSHVLKAIGLRPEEGRGSLRVSLSKFNTTEEVNMFLESIGEIVERLRSMAPRGLGSGET, from the coding sequence ATGGAAAGGGTGTATTTCGATAATAGCGCTACAACGCGTATTGATACAAGAGTTTTGGAGGAGATGTTGCCGTTTTTCGTGCATCGTTTCGGAAATGCTTCGAGCATGCACTACTTTGGTAGGGAAGCCTATGATGCTCTTGAGGTGGCTAGACAAAGGACGGCAAAGGCTATAGGAGCAACGAGTAGAGAGATAATTTTTACCTCTGGAGGAACAGAATCAGATAACCTTGCGCTTCAAGGAGTAGCCTTTGCAAATATGGAGAAAGGTAAGCACATCATTACCACATCATTCGAACATCATGCTGTCCTCCATACGTGCCATTTCTTAAGTGGCCAGGGATTCAGGATTACTTATCTTCCGGTGAGCAAAGAAGGCCTTGTGGATCCGGAGGACCTCAAGAAGACTATCGATAAGGAAACTATCCTCGTCTCAGTGATGTCTGCCAATAATGAGATAGGCACGATACAGCCTATAAGGGAGCTAGCAGCAATAGCCCATGAAGGTGGTGCTCTTTTCCACAGCGATGCTGTACAGTCGATAACCAAACTTCCATTGGATGTTGCGAAGGACAACATAGATCTCCTTTCCATCTCTGCCCATAAGTTCCATGGTCCGAAAGGGGTGGGCGCCCTCTATATTCGTAAAGGAGTGAAATTGCGACCTCTTGTATTTGGAGGTGGACAGGAGCGAGGATTAAGGTCGTCTACAGAAAATATCCCTGGAATCGTAGGATTAGGAAAAGCTATGGAATTAGGAATGAAGGAGATGGAAGAAAGCGTGGACAAAATGACGTCCTTGAGGGACCGGCTCATCGAGGGAACCTTATCACGGGTAAATGGCTGCCATTTGAATGGCCATAGAACCAGACGTCTATGCAACAACGCCCATTTCCGCTTCGATATGGTTGAGGGAGAAGCGCTCGTTCTTAGCTTGGACATGAAAGGCTTCGCCGTTTCAACCGGTTCTGCTTGCTCTACCCGAAGTCCTGAGACCTCTCATGTTCTGAAGGCTATTGGATTAAGACCTGAGGAAGGTAGAGGATCGCTACGGGTTTCACTATCAAAGTTCAACACCACGGAAGAGGTGAATATGTTTTTAGAGAGCATAGGAGAGATCGTCGAGAGACTGAGGTCCATGGCTCCACGGGGGTTAGGTTCGGGGGAAACCTGA
- the cysE gene encoding serine O-acetyltransferase, with amino-acid sequence MNIRNSWKRDVEIVLERDPATRSYKEALFFSPGLHAILLHRLSHQAYKKGNFMIARMINYFARFLTGADIHPGATIGKGFFIDHATGVVIGETAVIGDNVSIFQGVTLGGVSAERGKKRHPTIGNNVVIGAHAVILGDIHIGDNTRIGAGSVVIKDVPPNSTVVGVPGKVVRRDGQPVKVDLRHDQLPDPLLDAFSDLSNHLVELERRIRELEEKLGKAEIK; translated from the coding sequence ATGAACATTCGGAATAGCTGGAAAAGGGATGTCGAAATCGTACTTGAGAGGGATCCAGCCACCCGAAGTTATAAGGAAGCACTTTTCTTTAGCCCTGGCCTCCATGCTATACTTCTACATCGACTCTCACACCAGGCTTACAAAAAGGGCAATTTTATGATCGCTAGGATGATCAATTATTTCGCTCGTTTCTTGACCGGCGCTGATATTCATCCCGGAGCAACCATAGGTAAAGGTTTTTTCATCGATCATGCCACGGGTGTGGTTATAGGGGAGACGGCTGTAATAGGAGACAACGTCTCCATATTCCAAGGAGTAACCCTGGGTGGAGTAAGCGCTGAAAGAGGTAAGAAGAGACATCCTACGATTGGAAACAACGTGGTTATCGGAGCTCATGCCGTAATATTAGGCGACATTCATATCGGAGATAATACACGCATAGGGGCTGGAAGCGTGGTTATAAAGGATGTCCCGCCCAACTCCACAGTGGTAGGGGTACCAGGGAAAGTAGTCCGTAGGGATGGACAGCCGGTGAAGGTAGATTTGCGCCACGATCAGCTTCCAGACCCTCTGCTTGATGCCTTCTCTGATCTAAGCAATCATCTAGTAGAATTAGAGAGGCGAATCAGGGAATTAGAAGAGAAACTTGGTAAAGCAGAGATAAAATAA
- a CDS encoding iron-sulfur cluster assembly scaffold protein gives MGYTRKVMEHFANPKNVGEMKDAHGVGRFGNTVDGDEVVIYIKVKNDFITDVSFKVFGCVAAIASASVFTEMIKGKRLEEAIQITKEDVSRALDGLPSEKIGCSVIAPDALRAAVDDYLKKQGRKK, from the coding sequence ATGGGCTATACTCGCAAGGTGATGGAGCATTTTGCCAATCCAAAAAATGTAGGGGAGATGAAAGATGCACATGGGGTTGGAAGATTTGGCAACACAGTGGATGGTGATGAAGTTGTAATTTATATCAAGGTGAAAAACGATTTTATCACCGATGTGAGCTTCAAAGTTTTCGGCTGTGTTGCTGCCATAGCTTCGGCAAGCGTGTTCACGGAGATGATCAAAGGAAAGAGACTTGAGGAGGCTATACAAATTACAAAAGAGGATGTCTCAAGAGCTCTCGACGGCCTCCCCTCAGAGAAGATAGGCTGTTCTGTCATTGCTCCGGATGCCCTACGAGCCGCAGTAGATGATTATTTAAAAAAGCAAGGAAGAAAGAAATAG
- a CDS encoding aminotransferase class V-fold PLP-dependent enzyme, protein MDVTRIRKDFPTYQSENGDVIYMDSACQTLRPRKVMEAMARYYELFPACGGRSIHRFATQVSIEIDEARDKAARFLGASTPEEIVFTKSCTEALNLVARGLSLRKGDVILTTDIEHNSNHVPWLCLQREKGVRRRFVRTPPSEIFDIEEFKKAMDREVKVVSMVHTNNITGTSIPVKDVAEIAHDYGAVVIFDGAQAASHQPLDMKRIGADFYAISAHKMLGPSGMGLLYGRLELLKDLKPLITGGGAVSLTTYEHADLLPPPDRFEAGLQNYSGIIGTGAAIDYLTHLGLEEVNEHVQSLNARVTSLLSDCPGLSILGPKNPKLRGSIFSFNIKGMNSHDVAIILDEVGKVMIRSGMHCAHPYFIIRKMEGCARASFYIYNDEKEIQRFAEIIKELGSKFSE, encoded by the coding sequence ATGGACGTAACTCGAATTCGAAAAGATTTCCCAACATATCAGTCTGAAAATGGCGATGTTATCTACATGGATAGCGCCTGCCAAACGCTTCGACCTCGTAAGGTAATGGAAGCCATGGCCCGCTATTATGAGCTCTTCCCGGCATGCGGAGGAAGAAGCATCCATCGTTTCGCCACCCAAGTGTCCATAGAGATTGATGAAGCTAGAGACAAAGCGGCACGTTTTTTAGGCGCTTCAACGCCAGAAGAGATCGTTTTCACCAAGAGTTGCACTGAGGCCCTAAATCTTGTGGCTAGGGGCCTTTCACTACGAAAAGGTGATGTGATCCTCACAACTGACATTGAACACAACAGCAATCATGTTCCTTGGCTCTGTCTTCAAAGAGAGAAAGGAGTAAGGAGGAGGTTCGTGAGAACGCCTCCATCTGAGATATTTGATATCGAGGAATTTAAAAAAGCAATGGACAGGGAAGTAAAAGTAGTAAGCATGGTGCACACCAATAATATTACTGGCACTAGCATACCTGTTAAAGATGTAGCGGAGATTGCTCATGATTATGGTGCAGTCGTCATCTTCGACGGTGCTCAGGCAGCCTCTCATCAACCTCTGGATATGAAGCGCATTGGTGCGGATTTCTACGCTATCTCAGCGCATAAGATGCTCGGTCCCTCGGGAATGGGATTGCTTTACGGAAGGTTGGAATTGCTGAAAGACCTGAAACCTCTCATTACTGGAGGTGGCGCAGTCAGTTTAACAACCTACGAACACGCTGATCTGTTACCTCCTCCAGACAGATTTGAGGCGGGGCTACAGAACTATTCAGGAATCATTGGCACTGGAGCCGCTATTGATTATTTAACTCATTTAGGATTGGAAGAAGTGAACGAGCATGTTCAATCTTTGAATGCAAGAGTTACCTCTTTATTGTCAGATTGTCCGGGTCTTAGCATTCTTGGCCCCAAAAATCCAAAATTAAGAGGTAGCATCTTCTCGTTCAATATCAAAGGAATGAACTCGCATGATGTTGCAATAATATTAGATGAAGTAGGAAAGGTGATGATAAGGTCTGGCATGCACTGCGCCCACCCATATTTTATTATAAGAAAAATGGAAGGGTGTGCTCGAGCCTCTTTTTATATTTATAATGATGAAAAGGAAATTCAAAGGTTTGCTGAAATCATAAAAGAGTTAGGATCAAAATTTTCCGAATAG
- a CDS encoding carboxymuconolactone decarboxylase family protein — MSKKDEAEKAVEELNKKMCGYTPGTLHHIKEHNPDLAVLIRDMDQIMVNDGALDRKTKRLIALACVAVRMCEDCIYPQAKVAKNYGATKEEIVEALQVAVLTGGVPTWSVAKKGLTQLFEEWDQELIEEKPKKTRSRKK, encoded by the coding sequence ATGAGCAAGAAGGATGAGGCAGAGAAAGCGGTGGAAGAATTGAACAAAAAGATGTGCGGTTACACTCCTGGTACATTGCACCATATAAAAGAGCATAATCCAGATTTGGCCGTCTTAATCAGGGACATGGATCAAATCATGGTAAATGATGGAGCCCTTGACCGGAAGACCAAGCGCTTAATAGCGTTGGCCTGTGTGGCCGTTCGTATGTGCGAAGATTGTATATATCCACAAGCCAAGGTAGCAAAGAACTACGGGGCAACGAAAGAGGAGATTGTGGAAGCTTTACAAGTGGCTGTACTGACTGGAGGAGTTCCCACCTGGTCCGTTGCCAAGAAGGGGCTAACACAGCTATTCGAGGAATGGGACCAAGAGCTGATAGAAGAAAAGCCGAAGAAGACACGTTCGCGCAAAAAGTAG